From Polaribacter butkevichii, a single genomic window includes:
- a CDS encoding type II toxin-antitoxin system Y4mF family antitoxin, with the protein MKGLSEFVKERRKSANLTQVEFADIAGVALTVVRKIEQGKTNLNLDKVNQVLSMFGHALMPIREERVDDKEVG; encoded by the coding sequence ATGAAAGGTTTATCAGAATTTGTTAAAGAACGTAGAAAATCTGCTAATTTAACACAAGTAGAGTTTGCGGATATAGCAGGAGTAGCGCTAACTGTTGTGCGTAAAATAGAGCAGGGGAAAACCAATCTAAACCTAGATAAAGTTAACCAAGTTTTAAGTATGTTTGGTCATGCATTAATGCCTATTAGAGAAGAAAGAGTAGATGATAAAGAGGTAGGATAA